CATGTGGTCGCTGTTCCAGCCGTGGGCCGAGTTCGTCGTCGGGCCGCGCAAGGAGATCGTGCTCGCGCTGGACTGGACCGAGTTCGACGCTGACGACCACGCGACGCTCGCGGGCTACCTGATGACGAGCCACGGGCGGGCGACGCCGCTGATCTGGCTGACCGTCAAGAAGTCGACGCTGGAGGGCAAGCGCAACGGGTACGAGTACCGGCTGATCGAGCGGCTGCATGAGTGCGTCGCGACCGACGTCAAGATCACGGTGCTGGCAGACCGTGGGTTCGGGGACCAGAAGCTGTACCGGCTGCTCGAGACGCTGGGCTGGGACTACGTGATCCGATTCCGCGCGGCTATCCACGTCGAGGATGCCACCGGTGATCAGCGTCCCGCCGGCAAGTGGTTGCCACCCAGCGGGCGCGCCACGATGATCCGCGGCGCGAAGATCACGCGCACGCGTGCCGAGGTGCCTGCCGTCGTGGTGGTGCATGCGCCGCGCATGAAGGAGGCCTGGTGCCTGGCGACGACGCGGCGCGACGACAAGGCCGCCGATGTCGTCAAACTCTATGGCCGACGGTTCACGATCGAGGAGACGTTCCGCGACCAGAAGAATCTGCGCTTCGGGCTCGGCCTCTCGGCGACGCGCATCGGCAGCACCGACCGCCGCGATCGCCTGCTGCTGCTCGCGGCGGTGGCGCAAGCGCTCTTGACGCTGCTCGGCGCCGCCGGTGAAGCGTGCGGCCTCGATCGCCTCATGGGCGAAGACGAACACGTCGAAGAAGCGCACGATGTCGCTGTTCAACCAAGGCCTCAACCTCTACGCCGCGATCCCGATGATGGGCGACGACCGCCTCGCTCCGCTGATGGTCGCGTACGACGCCGAGGTCAAGCAGCACGCGTTCTTCCGCAAGGTCTTTGGCATCATCTGAATGAGGGGATGGCTCAGACGACGCGGTGGGGCGAGCGGTGCGGGTGGACCTGCCGAACGGGACGTACGCGACGACGACGGCAGGGGCGTGGGCGACCGTGGCGGCGAGCGCAGGGGACAACGTGCTGGACTCGACGTACCGGCTGGTGCGCGAGGGCCGACCGGTGGACGACGCGGAGCGCGTGGCCTACGAGCACGCGGCGGCGCACGCGGGGACGCCGACGGTGACGCACGTCGACGCGCGCGGCACGGCGTGCGCGGTGGTGGCGGTGGGGGACGCGAGCGCGGCGACGCGCGTCGAGCGAACGGTGACCGACGCGGGCGGGCAGGTGGTGGCGCAGGTGGATCCGCGGGGCCTGACTGCGTTCACCTACGCGCGGGACCTGCGGGGGCGGCCGCTGGCGCAGGGCAGCGTCGACGCGGGCCCGACGTGGGCGCTGGCGGACGCGTACGATCGACCGGTGTGGACCTGGGACGGGCGCGGGTTCGAGATCGAGCGCAGCTTCGATGTCGCGGACCGGCCGGTGGCGACGATCGTGCGCGACGGCGCGGCGCTCGACGCGCAGGTCGAGGTCATCGCGTACGGCGATGCCGACGCGGACCTGGCGTCCGCGAGGGCCGCCAACCGGCTGGGGCGGGCGGTGCGGGTGCGCGACGGGGCGGGCGAGGTGCGGACGGTGGCGTATGATCCAGCGGGCGCCGTGCGGACCACCGAGCGACAGCTGCGCGTCGATCTCGACGACACCCCCGACTGGCGCGGGGCGGTGGCGCTCGAGGCCGAGGTGCTGACGGCGGCGGCGCGGACCGACGCGCTGGGGCGCGGGGTGTGGACGCGGCTGGTCGACGGGACCGAGCGGCGCGACGCGTACCATCCGGGCGGCGCGCTCGCGCGCGTGCGGGTGACGACGCCGGACGGGGCGCTGGTCGACGTGCCGATCGTCGACGGGCTGGCGCGCGACGCGCACGGGCGGGTGGCGGCGGCGACCCTGGGCAACGGCGTGGGCCAGACCTGGGCGTACGATCCAGCGAGCGGGCGGCTGGTGGCGCAGGACGCGACGCGGGCGGGCCAGGCGCTGCAGGGCCTGCGGTTCACCTACGACGCCGACGGGCGGGTGACGCGGGCGCTCGACCTGGCGCAGGAGGGCGCGCGGCGCTGGTGCCGGCGGCGGTGAGCGCGCGGCGCGACTTCCGGTACGACGCGCACGGGCGGCTGGTCCCGGCGACCGGGTGCGTGCACCAGGCGCCCCTGCCGCACGGCTACATCCCCGGCACCGCCGGGACCGTCGGCGACGCGCGGCATCTGTCGCTCAACAACGGGCGCGCGCTCGGAGCGCTACACGCAGCTGTTCACCTACGACCCGTCGGGCAACCTGACGCGGATGCAGCACGCCGGCGCGACCGCGAGCTGGTCGACCGACTACTGGGTCGCGAGCGGCTCGAACCGCGCGACCGCGGCGCTCGATGTCAATGGAGTGCCGGTGGTGGATCCGGCGGCGATGTTCGACGCCGCGGGCAACATGGTGGCGCTGGCGCACCTGCGCCGGATGGCCTGGAGCTGGCGCGGGTGCCTGACCGAGGCCGTGACCGTCGAGCGCGCCGGCGGGCCGGTCGACGACGGCGAGCGCTACGCGTACGGCGCGGATCGGCTGCGGGTGCGGAAGGTCGCCACGCGGCTGGTGGTCGGCGGGACGGATCCGGTGATCGAGACCCGCGAGGTGCTGTACCTCGACGGTGGGCAGGAGCGCGTGCGGGTGCGGCGCGGCGCGACGGTGGTGCTCGAGCGCTGGACCACGCACGTCGCCGACGGCGAGCGCCGGGTCGCGGTGGTCGACCGCCACGTCGTGGACACGCTGGGGAATGAGGTGGACGTCGTGGGCCCCGCCCACGTGCGGTATCACGTGACGACGCCGCAGGGCTCGACCGCGCTCGAGCTCGACGCCGCCGGCGCGCTGATCTCGTACGAGGAGTACCTGCCCCACGGCGGCAGCGCGTTCATCGCCGGCGACGACGTCCGCGAGGTCGCCCGGCGCGACGTCCGCTACGCCGGCAAGGAGCGCGACCGCGCCACCGGCCTCGACGCCTACCCGCAGCGGTACTACGCGCCGTGGCTCGGCCGCTGGCTGTCGTGCGATCCGATCGGGCCCAAGGACGGGTTGAATCTGTACGCGTTCGTCGGGGGCGATCCGATCGGGATGGTGGATCCGGAGGGGACGGATCGGGAGAAGGCCCCGGTCAGCGAAGCGGAGCTACGGTTCGTCAACTTCCAGCTCGACAAGAACCGCAACCGCGTCATCGAAGCCGGTGAGATCGGCGGGCTCGATGCGTTCGCGTCGGTCTTCCACACGAGCCCGCGCGAGACCCTGGCGACGTGGCAGGGCGCCATGCGCGCGTTGTCCGGCGCCGGCTATCGCACCGACGACACGGTCGGGGCGCTGGTGGGGTCCCGGGAGGGGGCAGCGCCATCGGCCGCGTCGATTCCGGAGCTGGTCGAGCTGAACCGGCTGCTCGACGTGAACGGGAACCATGTGATCGAGTCGGCCGAGTTCACCGGCTTCAAGTCCAACGAGCAGGCGCTGCTCTGGGGCCGGTTGATGGCGGCCACCGCTGGCGCGGGCTACCAGGTCGATGCGGCGGTAGCTGCGTGGCTCCCAGCGAACTCCGCACGGGGGCTAATTGCGTACGACCACATCAAGAGCGCCGATGCGCTCAGCCTCGATGGCAACGGACGGAGCTACACCGAGCGCGGCGATCGCGAGGCGGCACAGCGCGAGTTGCACAAGTACGAGAACCCGCGCCGCGGCATCGCGATCGCCCAGATCGCCGTGACGCTGCTCGTGCCAGAGGTGGTGGTCCTCTATGAGGCAGGTGCGGCAGGATTCGCCGTGGGGGAACTCATCACGGGCCGAGACGGGCTCACGGGGGAGCAGAAGTCACGGGCCGATGCCGCAGCCGGCGTCGTGGGGCATGCAGCGAATGCCGGCATGGCACTCGTCGGGCGAGGCGAGATTCGCCAGGGCCTCGCCGACGGCCTGGCTCCGACCCGGCGCCCGGCGTTCGTGCGCCCGAACCTAGGCGCCGCTGAGGGCTCGCTCAAGGCGGCGCAGGAGGATGCCGCGCTGGGTGGAGCCACGATGCCAGGGAGAAGCGGAGCGGCCGCCGCGCCGAAACGATGGCAGGACTTCCTACCGCAGGCGAATGCACGGACCGAGGCCAGGCGCTCGTTTGCGCCGCCAGGTACGTTGGGCATGGCATCGGGGGGGCGATCGGTAGAGAATCAGGTCGTCACCGCGAGGGTTGCACCGGTCAGTGACTCTGCTGTGGCGAAGTCGATGAGGGCCGGGGATGCCGTCGTGGACACGACCCAAGGCGCGGAGGCGGCGGTGCAGGCGGCGCCTGTCTCAGGCCGACAGACACTCAACTCGGCGGGGCAAGATGTTGTCCGTTCGCTAGTGGCAAATGAGGACGAACTCTTGGCCGCGGCAGAGCGGGCCGCCGGCGGTACCCTGGATAGCCTTGCCGAGATCAAGCCTGGATGGTGGGAAGGTGCATTGGGCAACGGACAGCGGGTGAAGATCGAATGGGAGCCGGCCGGCCACGCCACGACCCTGGAGGGGCCGCACGTCACCGTTCGCGTCTGGGATGAGGCGAAAGGAACAAGGGGTGGGTGGCGCGTAGTGGAGAAGTACTTCATTGAGGGACAGGAGAAGTGGAAGAAATGACAGACGAACGACAGCAGTCATGGGACGCGGCTCTCGAGATGTTGCGCTCTCATGTCCCACAGGCGTCCGGGTTCGATCCTGATGATATCGACTTGGCGGCCAAGGCAAACGGGAAGCCCCTGGACTGGCGCAAGCTCGACCGCAGCGACCTGGAGGATCGACAGGTCTGGGGCGTGATTGCATCGCAACTTAACTGGGACCCTCAAGCGACAATGACAGTCGTCGCTGATGCCTGTTACGGCAAAGGACTCGGCCCCATGAAGATGCGATTCGGAGACTTCGAGCAGTGGCTGGAGCAGTTCGCTGAGCGCTACAATGATGAGGTATTCGGAGGTGACGCCGTCCTTCTCTGTGAAGAGGGGCTCGTGGTCGTTCATCACGAAGGCATCTTCGCGATCCTGCTGAAGGCATTCGTGATCGGTTAAGCATGCGTCCTCGACGAGAGCTTCCGTTTGGAGACGGACGTGGTTCCCGTCGGTGACGGGGCCGCTCGACGAGGTCGAGCGCGAGTTCGGCGAGCCGGTGGTGGTGCCGCTGCCGACGGGGGCGGAGGCGGCGCCGGGGTGCGGGCCCAACCCGCAGCTCGATCTGTCGTTCGCGGACATGACCGGCGACGGCATGCAGGACCTGGTGCGGGTGCGGCGGGGGCAGGTCGAGTACTGGCCGACGCTGGGCAACGGGCGGTTCGGCGACCGCGTGGTGATGGACGGGGCCCCGGCGGTGCCGACCTCAGCGCTCGAGCTGGCGTACGACGACGATCCGGCCGGCGCGCGGCTGATCGGGGTGACGCGGGTCGGGTTCGTCGACGGCGCGCGCGCCGAGACCGCGCCGCTGGTGTTCGCGTACGCGGGCGCGGGGCTCGACGAGACGTTCCTGCCGGCGACGACGACGACGGGCCTGACCGCGGCGCGGACGCAGCTGGTCGATCTGTACGGCGAGGGCCTGCCGGGCATCCTCTACCAGGGCGAGCGCGGGTGGCTGTACCAGGCCAACCAGGGCGGCGGACAGTTCGCGGCGCCAGCGGCGGTGGCGGCGCAGCCGAACTTCGAGCGCGGCGTGGCCGTGGCCGACGTCGATCGCGACGGCGACACCGAGCTGGCGGTGACGACCGGGCGCCAGGCCGGGTCGTTCGCGCTCGAGCGCGAGGAGCGGCGCTGGGCGGGGTTCCGGCCGTTCGCGGCGTGGCCCAAGCTCGAGGGCGCGGTCGGGCGCACGTTCTGGGTCGATCTGAACGGCGACGGGCGCAGCGACGCGGTGATCGCGCGGGGCGACGCGCTGGTGTGGTTCCCGTCGGTGACCGGGCCGCTCGACGAGGTCGAGCGCGAGTTCGGCGAGCCGGTGGTGGTGCCGCTGCCGACGGGGGCGGAGGCGGCGCCAGGGTGCGGGCCCAACCCGCAGCTCGATCTGTTCTTCGCGGACATGACCGGCGACGGCATGCAGGACCTGGTGCGGGTGCGGCGGGGGCAGGTCGAGTA
This genomic interval from Myxococcales bacterium contains the following:
- a CDS encoding VCBS repeat-containing protein, whose product is MTGPLDEVEREFGEPVVVPLPTGAEAAPGCGPNPQLDLSFADMTGDGMQDLVRVRRGQVEYWPTLGNGRFGDRVVMDGAPAVPTSALELAYDDDPAGARLIGVTRVGFVDGARAETAPLVFAYAGAGLDETFLPATTTTGLTAARTQLVDLYGEGLPGILYQGERGWLYQANQGGGQFAAPAAVAAQPNFERGVAVADVDRDGDTELAVTTGRQAGSFALEREERRWAGFRPFAAWPKLEGAVGRTFWVDLNGDGRSDAVIARGDALVWFPSVTGPLDEVEREFGEPVVVPLPTGAEAAPGCGPNPQLDLFFADMTGDGMQDLVRVRRGQVEYWPALGNGRFGDRVVMDGAPAVPTTAAFDSARVRLVDLDGSGTADVLYLDDGRVWHFPNLGGRRLGDAARGRAPAGVRRAHRGDRRSGGRRAAGAAVVGAVADAHAGAVVPAAHAGDAAGDADRGRRRLRSAHRADLGATRRRTTCATPPWACRGRRGCRRTGRWSTRGSSSTWSAGPR